In the Purpureocillium takamizusanense chromosome 5, complete sequence genome, one interval contains:
- a CDS encoding uncharacterized protein (COG:S~EggNog:ENOG503P47B) — protein MPETTGTSPSSGDKAAQPKSGFWAEIESLKTPAIKDVAPAPKVGSPAPSTSQVPLPDGRKTLVVFLRHCGCPFAEKTFKSLTTVSVQHKDDLHCVAVSHSSVEATERWVPQVGGAWQTDVVVDEGRDVYAKWGLGLSSAWHALNPFALYSAYRLGADEGIWNRPTESGSRWQTSGAFAVDADGIIRWAHVSSAANDLPNFNAALEALGIEPKSDEHDKNEHHHHRNK, from the exons atgCCCGAGACGACCGGCACGTCGCCCTCCAGCGGTGACAAGGCTGCCCAGCCAAAGTCTGGATTTTGGGCCGAGATCGAGTCGCTCAAGACACCCGCGATCAAGGACGTCGCCCCCGCGCCCAAGGTTGGCTCCCCCGCGCCGTCCACGTCCCAGGTACCCCTGCCAGACGGGCGCAAGACCCTTGTCGTCTTCCTCCGCCACTGCGGCTGCCCAT TCGCCGAAAAGACGTTCAAGTCCCTCACCACAGTCTCGGTCCAGCACAAGGACGACCTCcactgcgtcgccgtctcccaCTCCTCCGTCGAGGCCACCGAGCGTTGGGTGCcccaggtcggcggcgcgtggcagaccgacgtcgtcgtcgacgagggccgcgacgtctACGCCAAATGGGGCCTTGGCCTGTCGAGCGCGTGGCACGCCCTGAACCCCTTTGCCCTGTACTCCGCATACCGTCTtggggccgacgagggcatctGGAACAGGCCCACGGAGAGCGGCAGCCGTTGGCAGACCAGCGGCGCCTTTGctgtcgatgccgacggcaTCATTCGCTGGGCACATGTCTCCAGCGCTGCGAACGATCTCCCCAACTTCAACGCGGCCCTTGAGGCTCTTGGAATTGAGCCCAAGagcgacgagcacgacaaGAATgagcaccatcaccatcgcaACAAGTAA
- a CDS encoding uncharacterized protein (COG:D~COG:T~COG:Z~EggNog:ENOG503Q5RM), with protein sequence MRPVPTPADGARSTACRNDADALSSSATAPIAPLSYFLATEAELDSTEASPELSPRSRSYACKRSRSSSISASDRSARRNRQTSPSLSSEMDHGLSRPMTPVLTGVLGPGSAMSVPSSPAISSSVSVSEDPHSMSGSFSELSPRASPRRGPVTGNLGNPGPQLVMPSLTVPRRRPFSEAGKSLGKLKVLVTGRSGIGKTSLISAMAQSCAHIVHMDYLSRPVAGDVAEIHASTRPHPWWRSDMDPATYTRRRRMSSATEEILDRNLCFVDCPGSGNTAKDTRPDLTYVESRLARLCNKPIEDADLCTLLSNGSEPIVDVVLYLLPCSGPDTVDLDTITALQAMTNVIPLLARADQLSSDDVAVSKDKIGQALGELHASCFSFASPESVGESTHLFAVSSATHSDPEMVDASILMSSDYLQPLVDTELTQLVGLVFSPEGSSWLRHSAALKAVSWRRQQRHRNSLQSALTCRRLSSDAALVRYGTANFEMERQYWGRIELSSWAEGLRQSLAAERLGQSHQLLGQELSRREMPLSKSQRKGRSSKSRRLAAEEPVNPNHQDPLGLLELMGQIKHGGGATLEFLSSLGVVGCIAAWFIRPELARHWDVKLPPPWCLAAC encoded by the exons ATGAGGCCTGTTCCAACCCCGGCAGATGGAGCTCGAAGCACAGCGTGTCGCAACGATGCGGACGCTCTGTCGTCAAGCGCCACGGCCCCTATAGCTCCGCTTTCCTACTTCCTCGCTACAGAGGCCGAGCTCGATTCGACCGAGGCTTCCCCAGAGCTGAGCCCTCGTTCACGAAGCTATGCGTGCAAGCGAAGCCGTAGCTCCAGTATATCCGCGTCCGACCGTTCCGCGCGAAGGAACCGTCAGACGTCCCCGTCGTTGTCATCGGAAATGGACCACGGCCTTTCACGACCCATGACGCCGGTCTTGACCGGCGTTTTGGGTCCAGGTTCTGCCATGAGCGTCCCGTCATCACCAGCCATATCGTCTAGTGTGTCAGTGTCAGAGGATCCTCACAGCATGTCGGGCAGTTTTTCAGAACTATCGCCTCGcgcgtcgcctcgccgcgggcccgTGACAGGCAACCTGGGAAATCCCGGTCCGCAGTTAGTTATGCCCAGTCTCACCGTcccacgccgtcgtccctTTTCGGAAGCAGGCAAGTCGCTCGGAAAGCTCAAGGTTCTCGTGACGGGTCGATCCG GCATCGGCAAGACGTCTTTGATATCGGCCATGGCACAGTCCTGCGCGCACATCGTACACATGGACTACCTGAGCCGTCCCGTTGCCGGAGACGTTGCAGAAATACATGCCAGCACGAGGCCACATCCCTGGTGGCGCAGTGACATGGACCCGGCTACCTACACTAGGAGAAGACGGATGTCATCGGCAACAGAGGAGATACTAGACCGAAATTTGTGTTTTGTGGACTGCCCAGGGTCGGGCAATACCGCCAAG GATACCCGACCCGACCTTACATACGTCGAGTCACGGCTGGCACGGCTTTGCAACAAGCCTATTGAAGACGCGGATCTTTGCACCCTTCTCAGCAATGGGAGTGAGCCGATTGTTGACGTTGTTTTGTATTTGTTGCCGTGTTCGG GCCCTGACACAGTCGATTTGGACACTATCACGGCCTTACAAGCCATGACGAACGTGATCCCACTCCTTGCAAGGGCCGACCAGCTCAGCAGTGACGATGTAGCGGTGTCCAAGGACAAAATTGGTCAAGCTCTTGGTGAATTGCACGCCAGTTGCTTCTCCTTTGCCAGCCCCGAAAGCGTGGGGGAGTCCACACATCTTTTCGCCGTGTCGAGCGCAACCCACTCGGATCCGGAAATGGTCGATGCGAGCATCCTCATGAGCTCCGATTATCTTCAACCACTTGTGGACACGGAACTTACTCAGCTGGTCGGCCTTGTTTTCTCCCCGGAAGGCTCATCCTGGCTGAGGCACTCGGCTGCACTCAAAGCGGTAAgctggcgccggcagcagcgtcacAGAAACTCTCTTCAATCCGCCTTGACGTGCCGGAGGCTGTCCTCTGACGCGGCCCTGGTTCGATACGGGACGGCCAATTTTGAAATGGAACGACAGTACTGGGGCCGGATCGAATTATCGAGCTGGGCAGAAGGCTTGCGCCAGAGTCTAGCAGCGGAAAGGTTGGGCCAATCTCACCAGTTGCTTGGACAAGAATTGTCCCGACGGGAGATGCCGTTAAGCAAGAGTCAAAGGAAAGGTCGATCGAGCAAAAGCCGGCGGCTAGCTGCCGAAGAACCAGTTAACCCGAATCATCAAGATCCGCTGGGGCTTTTGGAGTTGATGGGGCAGATCAAGCACGGAGGGGGCGCCACCTTGGAGTTTCTCAGTAGCTTGGGAGTGGTGGGTTGTATCGCCGCATGGTTCATCCGGCCCGAGTTGGCGCGTCATTGGGACGTGAagctcccgccgccttggTGTCTTGCCGCTTGCTGA
- the DML1 gene encoding mtDNA inheritance, partitioning of the mitochondrial organelle (COG:Z~BUSCO:EOG09261N20~EggNog:ENOG503NW2U), with protein MHEIITLQLGNLSNYTATHFWNAQESYFTYGDQDQSPVNHDIHWRSGVGHDGSETFLPRTVIYDLKGGFGSLRKINPLYDATLTSDAAADFLWSGRPTVHKQDAVSPSAYQQGLDAGENSPPRPTPSSVRYWSDFSRVYFHPRSLVQLYDFELNSTIRPFERFAMGTELFSSLDREHDIVDRDWRPFAEECDLMQGIQVFTTLDDAWGGFASSYLEALRDEYPKSCIWVWGLQSPVVRDVPREKRQLRLVNAAQTLSQACSQASMVVPLSLPDGPFPSSVALDPGSPWQVSGLLSAAAESAGLQSRLAARRPTLLSELAESLNTTGTQTLAAASMDVGQPADELNREKLDVDLFHLGRFGRNDRHREKPGRVFGQVSSYRGTAKLDESEENESKDHRLSRPIVGNPVVRRYTSTLKFPLLDSYPQIYRDIPEGETTAAVRTVLSTTTAMTARMRNLRSQVSRSLMLEERETLSNGLAEIADAYQDDWSSGSDEDDDDV; from the exons ATGCACGAAATCATCACCCTCCAGCTCGGCAACCTCAGCAACTACACAGCGACTCACTTCTGGAACGCCCAGGAGTCCTACTTCACGTATGGAGACCAGGATCAGTCGCCCGTGAACCATGACATACACTGGAGGTCCGGTGTCGGGCACGACGGCTCCGAGACGTTCCTCCCGCGGACCGTCATCTATGACCTCAAAGGAGGCTTCGGCTCGCTGCGCAAGATCAACCCCCTCTACGATGCGACGCTCACGtctgacgccgccgccgactttCTCTG GTCTGGTCGCCCGACGGTGCACAAGCAAGACGCGGTAAGCCCGAGCGCGTACCagcagggcctcgacgccggtgagaattcgccgccgcggcccacgccgtcgagcgttCGGTACTGGTCCGATTTCTCCCGCGTCTACTTCCACCCGCGCTCGCTGGTGCAGCTGTACGACTTTGAGCTCAACTCGACCATCCGCCCGTTTGAGCGCTTCGCCATGGGCACCGAGCTCTTCTCCTCGCTGGACAGGGAGCACGACATTGTCGACCGCGACTGGCGGCCGTTCGCCGAGGAGTGCGACCTCATGCAGGGGATCCAGGTCTTCacgacgctcgacgacgcctgggGCGGCTTCGCGTCCTCGtacctcgaggccctgcgcgacgagtaCCCCAAGTCGTGCATCTGGGTCTGGGGCCTGCAGAGCCCCGTCGTTCGTGACGTCCCGCGGGAGAAGcgccagctgcgcctcgtcaacgccgcGCAGACCCTGAGCCAGGCCTGCTCGCAGGCGTCCATGGTGGTGCCCCTGTCCCTGCCCGACGGACCCTTCccctcgtccgtcgcccTCGATCCGGGCTCGCCCTGGCAGGTCTCGGGActgctgtcggcggcggcggagagcgCTGGCCTCCAGtcccggctcgccgcccggcgGCCCACGCTGCTGAGCGAGCTGGCCGAGAGTCTAAACACGACGGGGACGCAGACCTTGGCCGCTGCGTCCATGGATGTGGgacagcccgccgacgagctgaaTCGAGAGAAACTCGACGTCGATCTATTCCACCTAGGCCGCTTCGGACGCAATGACAGGCATCGTGAGAAGCCCGGACGCGTGTTTGGCCAGGTCTCGTCCTACCGCGGGACGGCGAAGCTGGATGAGAGTGAAGAGAATGAGAGCAAAGACCACCGGCTTTCAAGGCCAATAGTTGGGAACCCAGTCGTTCGACG GTATACATCCACCCTGAAATTCCCGCTGCTCGACAGCTACCCGCAAATATACCGCGACATACCCGAAGGTGagaccacggcggcggtgcggacCGTGCTGTCCACAACTACCGCCATGACGGCCCGCATGCGCAACCTGCGATCGCAAGTGTCCCGGTCCCTCATGCTCGAGGAACGAGAGACGCTGAGCAACGGCCTGGCGGAGATTGCCGACGCCTACCAAGACGACTGGTCTAGCGGGAgtgatgaggacgacgacgatgtttAA
- the FKH2 gene encoding transcription factor (COG:K~EggNog:ENOG503NTY1) produces the protein MPPSAKRAQRGRRDLRRDRDAAADANTDTHVEDSSPSRPAKRRRRAARSPEPAEPANDADDQPRNDDHVLSQVTQHLKGQAVQAAKDHANAFHEYQANGDGVKAYAKVAAQDWTFYITKLSVNIGRAPETGHPDDPDDEGHVHIDLGPSKTVSREHATISFDSKDEKWLLHVKGRNGAKVDGEPLKPPAAHALTSGQVIDIGNVEMIFVLPSEISPLHVHPSFLERCGLSPETSQVPASRRQPLIAPAPPDYKRPGTPPSAQRRGAPSSVKSPAVSTPAVMVGANGVDLSHDDNHHIKPQFSYAQMITQAILNAPDGKLNLNGIYTYIMNSYSYYRHQQAAGWQNSIRHNLSLNKSFDKVARSTDEPGKGMKWQIVPEAREEMIRNAYKIGRGGHRGSSAPSSPNQLNYITQGPRDMASRDPASARKRRGSPLVSPPPRSSLKAAQSTPERAPERGAGRSSALTADGSPLPRQRKGASGTAAGPDSSFSTFNPQSPTLTSSYLQDEGASFVTPAPPRIHPRLAPPSTAQRPSQHMPTSSPAPFWKYADIGSTPLRPSAQYELSPSKLGGGLPPQSSSPPQASKSPPSSPSRPPQSGSQERTQPEEPEDEGFDLTKGFQSIGSYHAPVGQGASVANALKGN, from the exons atgccgccctcggccaagCGAGCCcagcgtggccgccgcgacctgCGTCGCGATAGAGACGCAGCAGCGGATGCCAATACTGATACCCATGTCGAAGATTCTTcccccagccggccggccaagcGACGCAGACGAGCCGCCCGTTCTCCCGAACCCGCCGAGCCGGCCAacgatgccgacgaccagCCGCGCAATGACGACCATGTCCTCTCCCAAGTCACGCAACATCTCAAGGGCCAGGCTGTCCAAGCCGCCAAGGATCACGCCAATGCCTTCCACGAATATCAAGCTAACGGTGACGGTGTGAAGGCGTACgccaaggtcgccgcccaggactGGACCTTCTATATCACAAAATTGTCCGTCAATATCGGTCGCGCCCCCGAGACCGGACATCCCGACGACCCCGACGATGAGGGACATGTTCACATCGATCTTGGTCCCAGTAAAACGGTCTCCCGGGAACACGCAACCATCTCATTCGACTCCAAAGACGAGAAGTGGTTGTTACACGTCAAGGGTCGCAATGGCGCAAAGGTCGACGGGGAGCCACTAaagccccccgccgcccacgccctgACGAGCGGTCAAGTCATCGATATTGGAAATGTTGAGATGATCTTTGTCCTGCCGTCAGAAATAAGTCCTCTGCACGTTCACCCATCGTTCCTAGAGCGGTGCGGTCTCAGCCCCGAGACGTCTCAGGTGCCTGCCTCGCGACGGCAGCCCTTGATCGCACCCGCTCCTCCGGACTACAAGCGTCCTGGCACGCCTCCCTCGGCGCAACGCCGTGGTGCTCCGTCCAGCGTGAAGTCCCCGGCTGTTAGCACTCCTGCGGTCATGGTGGGAGCTAATGGTGTGGACCTAAGTCACGACGATAACCACCATATCAAGCCCCAGTTCAGCTACGCGCAAATGATCACGCAAGCCATTCTCAATGCTCCGGACGGCAAGCTCAACCTGAATGGCATCTACACGTACATCATGAACAGCTACTCGTATTATCGTCACCAGCAAGCGGCAGGCTGGCAG AACTCCATTCGACACAATCTTTCTCTGAACAAGTCGTTCGACAAAGTGGCACGCTCTACAGATGAGCCGGGCAAGGGGATGAAGTGGCAGATCGTTCCGGAGGCCAGGGAAGAAATGATACGCAACGCGTACAAGatcggccgaggcggtcaCCGAGgctcctccgcgccgtcctcACCCAACCAGTTGAATTACATCACGCAAGGACCGAGGGATATGGCATCCAGGGATCCAGCATCAGCCCGGAAACGACGAGGCTCGCCACTGGTGTCACCGCCACCGAGATCTTCGCTCAAGGCAGCGCAGTCTACTCCAGAGCGTGCGCCCGAAAGAGGTGCCGGAAGATCGTCGGCTTTGACAGCAGACGGCAGTCCATTGCCTCGACAGAGGAAGGGTGCTTCTGGCACCGCTGCAGGGCCCGACTCATCCTTCTCGACCTTCAATCCGCAGTCTCCTACGCTCACGTCGTCGTACCTACAAGATGAGGGGGCGTCGTTTgtcacgcccgcgccgccccgaaTCCACCCAcggctggcgccgccaagcacGGCGCAGCGCCCGAGCCAGCAcatgccgacgagctcgccggctCCGTTCTGGAAGTACGCTGACATAGGAAGCACGCCGCTGCGCCCGTCTGCGCAGTACGAACTGAGTCCCTCGAAgttgggcggcgggttgCCGCCTCAGAGCAGCAGTCCTCCCCAAGCCAGCAAGTCTCCTCCAAGCAGCCCTTCACGGCCGCCTCAGAGCGGCTCGCAGGAGCGCACGCAACCCGAAGAGCCAGAAGACGAGGGTTTCGACCTCACCAA GGGCTTCCAAAGCATCGGCTCGTACCACGCTCCTGTGGGGCAGGGTGCCTCAGTCGCGAATGCCCTGAAGGGGAACTAA
- the PAP1 gene encoding Polynucleotide adenylyltransferase (EggNog:ENOG503NUH2~COG:A~BUSCO:EOG09260VYK), whose protein sequence is MASDRVYGVTPPLSLSLPTEAEKRASDTLIEELRRQKTFESPSDTEKRYKVLESLQTICNEFVKRVAKAREPKNDILIKNARGKVFTYGSFRLGVFGPGSDIDTLIVAPKYVTRDDYFEHFPKMLVDMAPEGAITELAVVTDAFVPIIKFEYSGISIDLIFSRIIQKQLSPDFQDLKDSALLRGLDEAELRSLNGTRVTDEILNLVPEQSTFKLALRAIKLWAQRRAVYANIMGFPGGVAWAMLVARVCQLYPKAATSVIVNKFFLIISQWRWPQPVLLKPIESGPLPVRVWNPKQYKGDSFHLMPVITPAYPSMCATFNITRSSKTIINQELQRGLEITEAIMVGKRPWSDLFVKHTFFTADYRYYISVITASKDKESHKVWSGYVESKVRMLVQKLELHQEIDLARAFNKGYDRRHLCKNDEEIAQVQEGSLDYLMKPGDEVPTPQTDADMSGEDSKEGDGTAKPASPTVVYTTTHYIGLQLHPDAKALDLSYQVDEFKALCTHWKKYEDELKSLVSIGVQHVRNFNLPDDLFEAGETKPRKKSAKSALNGKKRAQPEDNTQPPAKRQQASVVAAG, encoded by the exons ATGGCTAGCGACCGTGTCTATggcgtgacgccgccgctaTCCTTGTCCCTTCCGACCGAGGCTGAGAAGCGAGCTAGCGATACGCTGATTGAGGAACTGCGACGTCAAAAGACGTTCGAGAGTCCATCCGACACGGAGAAACG ATACAAAGTTTTAGAATCCCTGCAGACTATCTGCAACGAGTTCGTCAAACGCGTCGCCAAAGCGAGAGAACCCAAGAACGACATCCTCATAAAGAATGCGCGCGGAAAAGTATTCACCTACGGGAGTTTCCGCCTGGGCGTCTTCGGCCCAGGGTCCGACATCGACACACTCATTGTCGCCCCCAAATATGTCACCCGCGATGATTACTTCGAACATTTCCCCAAGATGCTCGTAGACATGGCTCCCGAGGGCGCCATCAcggagctggccgtcgtcaccgacgcATTTGTCCCCATCATCAAGTTTGAGTACTCTGGTATCAGCATAGACCTGATCTTCTCGCGCATCATTCAAAAGCAGCTGTCGCCAGACTTCCAAGACCTCAAGGATTCTGCCCTATTGCGTGgtctcgacgaagccgagtTGCGATCCCTCAATGGCACCCGTGTCACCGATGAGATATTGAACCTCGTTCCAGAACAGAGCACTTTCAAACTTGCCCTCCGTGCCATCAAGCTCTGggcgcagcgccgtgccgtcTATGCGAACATTATGGGCTTCCCTGGAGGTGTGGCTTGGGCCATGCTCGTCGCTCGTGTATGCCAGCTGTACCCCAAGGCGGCCACCTCGGTCATCGTCAACAAGTTCTTCCTCATCATCAGTCAATGGCGATGGCCGCAGCCCGTCCTCCTCAAGCCTATTGAAAGCGGTCCTCTGCCCGTCCGCGTGTGGAATCCCAAG CAATACAAAGGCGATTCTTTCCATCTTATGCCTGTCATCACGCCGGCATACCCTTCCATGTGTGCAACTTTCAATATCACACGGTCGTCCAAGACCATTATCAACCAGGAACTGCAGAGAGGCCTGGAGATCACTGAAGCCATCATGGTGGGGAAGCGACCTTGGAGTGACTTGTTCGTCAAGCACACCTTCTTCACCGCTGACTACAGATACTACATCTCCGTCATCACCGCGAGCAAAGACAAAGAGTCCCACAAGGTGTGGTCTGGCTACGTCGAGTCCAAGGTGCGCATGCTGGTCCAGAAGTTGGAGCTCCACCAGGAGATAGATCTGGCACGCGCCTTCAACAAGGGCTACGATCGACGCCATCTCTGCAAAAATGACGAGGAAATTGCGCAGGTTCAAGAGGGTAGCCTGGATTACCTCATGAAACCTGGGGACGAAGTACCCACTCCGCAGACCGACGCAGACATGTCCGGCGAGGACTCGAAAGAAGGCGACGGTACAGCAAAGCCCGCTTCGCCGACTGTAGTGTATACCACGACTCACTACATTGGCTTGCAACTCCATCCAG ATGCCAAAGCTCTCGACCTCTCTTACCAGGTAGATGAGTTCAAAGCTCTGTGCACTCACTGGAAAAAATACGAGGACGAGTTGAAATCTCTGGTATCAATTGGTGTCCAGCACGTCCGCAA CTTCAACCTCCCAGACGATCTTttcgaggcgggcgagacaAAACCACGAAAGAAGAGTGCTAAGAGCGCTCTCAACGGAAAGAAGCGCGCCCAACCAGAG GACAATACCCAACCCCCCGCCAAGCGACAGCAGGCCTCTGTAGTTGCAGCTGGCTGA